One segment of Streptobacillus felis DNA contains the following:
- a CDS encoding thiamine pyrophosphate-dependent dehydrogenase E1 component subunit alpha, with product MKKLKKAQLLDMFKKMQEARIFDLKVAQLVKKGKVPGMTHFSVGEEAASIGAMAALNDDDIITSNHRGHAQVIAKGIDLNAMMAEILGKYTGTCKGKGGSMHIADVDSGNLGANGIVGGGHGIAVGAALTQQMKKTGKIVVCFFGDGATNEGSFHEALNMASIWKLPVIFYCINNGYGISADIKKMTNIEHIHLRSASYGIPGMFIEDGNNVLDVYEEFKKAVDHVREGKGPVLIESITYRWLGHSSSDPGKYRTKEEVEMWKKKDPVENLRKYLIENKIATEQELLDIDASVKKAVDDAVVFAENSPLPPLESAFEDIYAD from the coding sequence ATGAAAAAATTAAAAAAAGCACAATTGCTAGACATGTTTAAAAAGATGCAAGAAGCAAGAATTTTTGATCTTAAAGTAGCGCAATTAGTAAAAAAAGGTAAAGTACCTGGAATGACGCACTTTTCAGTAGGAGAGGAAGCAGCAAGTATAGGTGCTATGGCAGCATTAAATGATGATGATATTATCACATCTAACCATAGAGGACATGCTCAAGTTATTGCAAAAGGTATAGACTTAAATGCAATGATGGCAGAAATTTTAGGGAAATACACTGGAACTTGTAAAGGTAAAGGTGGATCAATGCATATAGCAGATGTTGATAGTGGAAACTTAGGTGCTAACGGAATAGTTGGTGGAGGACATGGTATAGCAGTTGGTGCTGCATTAACTCAGCAAATGAAAAAAACAGGTAAAATAGTAGTATGTTTCTTCGGAGATGGAGCTACAAATGAAGGAAGCTTCCACGAAGCATTAAATATGGCTTCAATTTGGAAATTACCTGTAATATTCTATTGTATCAATAATGGATATGGAATAAGTGCAGACATTAAGAAAATGACTAATATTGAACACATCCACTTAAGAAGTGCTTCATATGGTATACCAGGAATGTTTATTGAAGATGGAAATAATGTTTTAGATGTTTATGAAGAATTCAAAAAAGCTGTAGATCACGTTAGAGAAGGTAAAGGTCCTGTATTAATTGAATCTATTACATATAGATGGTTAGGACACTCTTCATCAGATCCTGGTAAATACAGAACTAAAGAAGAAGTTGAAATGTGGAAGAAAAAAGATCCAGTTGAGAATTTAAGAAAATACTTAATTGAAAACAAAATTGCAACAGAACAAGAATTATTAGATATCGATGCTTCAGTTAAAAAAGCAGTTGATGATGCTGTGGTATTTGCAGAAAATAGTCCATTACCACCACTAGAATCAGCATTTGAAGATATTTATGCAGACTAA
- a CDS encoding alpha-ketoacid dehydrogenase subunit beta has product METKLMSFRDTIILAMSEEMRRDPDVLLMGEDVGVFGGDFGTSVGMIEEFGPERVRDCPISEAAIAGAASGAAMTGLRPIVDVTFMDFVVIAMDAIVNQAAKTRYMFGGKGKVPVTFRCAAGNGVGSAAQHSQSLESWFTHIPGLKVVAPGTPRDMKGLLKASIRDNNPVIILEYKSEFNQKGEVPLDPEFVIPLGVGEIKKEGTDVTVVTYGKMLSRVMKAAEDLEKEGISVEVVDPRTLVPLDKEIILNSVKKTGRVVLVNDAHKTSGFIGEISAIISESDAFDYLDAPIRRCAGEDVPMPYAQNLEFAMIPTVDTIKDAIRKTVNKQ; this is encoded by the coding sequence ATGGAAACAAAATTAATGTCGTTTAGAGATACAATAATTTTAGCAATGTCAGAAGAAATGAGAAGAGACCCTGACGTATTATTAATGGGAGAAGATGTTGGAGTATTCGGAGGAGATTTCGGAACTTCAGTTGGAATGATAGAAGAATTTGGACCAGAAAGAGTAAGAGACTGTCCTATATCAGAAGCTGCTATAGCAGGAGCTGCATCAGGAGCTGCTATGACAGGTTTAAGACCTATAGTTGACGTTACTTTCATGGATTTCGTAGTTATAGCTATGGATGCTATAGTAAACCAAGCTGCAAAAACTAGATATATGTTTGGTGGAAAAGGTAAAGTACCTGTAACATTTAGATGTGCTGCAGGAAATGGAGTAGGATCAGCTGCTCAACATTCACAATCACTTGAAAGCTGGTTTACACATATACCTGGATTAAAAGTTGTAGCACCAGGTACACCTAGAGATATGAAAGGTTTATTAAAAGCTTCAATAAGAGATAATAACCCAGTAATAATATTAGAATACAAATCAGAATTCAACCAAAAAGGGGAAGTACCTTTAGATCCTGAATTCGTTATACCATTAGGTGTAGGAGAAATTAAAAAAGAAGGAACAGATGTAACTGTAGTTACATACGGAAAAATGTTATCAAGAGTTATGAAAGCTGCTGAAGACTTAGAAAAAGAAGGAATTTCAGTAGAAGTAGTAGATCCAAGAACATTAGTACCTTTAGATAAGGAAATAATTTTAAACTCTGTTAAGAAAACAGGAAGAGTAGTATTAGTAAATGATGCTCACAAAACAAGTGGATTCATAGGTGAAATTTCAGCTATAATTTCTGAATCTGATGCATTTGATTACTTAGATGCACCAATTAGAAGATGTGCTGGAGAAGATGTACCTATGCCATATGCACAAAACTTAGAATTTGCAATGATACCAACAGTAGATACAATAAAAGATGCAATACGTAAAACAGTAAATAAACAGTAG
- a CDS encoding dihydrolipoamide acetyltransferase, whose protein sequence is MERKLFRATPAARKLASQLNLDLSAVPGSGALGRIHKEDVASYKAESSVRISPVARRIAEDNGINWQELKGTGVRGKIMKNDILSLLSPEHKDNYVAPAKEKEYINQEKTNVEQVLDDKRDKYGEIEVIPMTAMRKVIAKRMVESYLTAPTFTLNYEVDMTEALALRKRLLDPILAQTGKKITVTDIISLAVVKTLMKHKYLNSSLTEDGQKIIAHNYVNLAMAVGFDGGLLTPVVYNAEKMTLSELVVALKDVTSRALDMKLAPSELQGSTFTISNLGMFGVSSFGPIINQPNSAILGVSATIEKPVVVDGEIKIRPIMSLGLTIDHRVVDGLAGAKFMKDLKELLENPITMLI, encoded by the coding sequence ATGGAAAGAAAATTATTTAGAGCTACACCTGCTGCGAGAAAATTAGCATCACAATTAAACTTAGATTTATCAGCTGTGCCTGGTAGTGGTGCTCTTGGAAGAATACATAAAGAAGATGTAGCTTCATACAAAGCAGAGTCTAGCGTTAGAATATCTCCTGTAGCTAGAAGAATTGCAGAAGATAATGGTATAAACTGGCAAGAACTTAAAGGAACTGGAGTTAGAGGTAAGATAATGAAAAATGACATCTTATCATTATTATCTCCTGAACATAAAGATAATTATGTTGCTCCTGCAAAAGAAAAAGAATACATTAACCAAGAGAAAACTAATGTAGAACAAGTATTAGATGATAAGAGAGATAAATATGGTGAAATAGAAGTAATACCTATGACAGCTATGAGAAAAGTAATAGCAAAACGTATGGTAGAAAGCTACTTAACAGCACCAACATTTACTTTAAATTATGAAGTAGATATGACAGAGGCATTAGCATTAAGAAAGAGATTATTAGATCCAATCTTAGCTCAAACAGGTAAGAAAATAACTGTTACAGACATTATCTCACTTGCTGTAGTTAAAACATTAATGAAACATAAATATTTAAATTCATCATTAACAGAAGATGGACAAAAAATAATTGCACACAATTATGTAAACTTAGCAATGGCAGTAGGTTTTGATGGTGGTTTATTAACACCAGTTGTATATAATGCAGAAAAAATGACTCTATCTGAATTAGTTGTTGCATTAAAAGATGTAACATCTCGTGCATTAGATATGAAACTTGCACCAAGTGAATTACAAGGATCAACATTTACTATAAGTAACTTAGGAATGTTTGGAGTATCATCATTTGGGCCAATAATAAATCAACCAAACTCTGCAATATTAGGTGTTAGTGCAACTATAGAAAAACCAGTTGTAGTAGATGGTGAAATTAAGATAAGACCTATTATGTCTTTAGGATTAACTATAGACCATAGAGTAGTAGATGGATTAGCAGGAGCTAAATTCATGAAAGACTTAAAAGAATTATTAGAAAATCCAATTACAATGTTAATATAA
- the lpdA gene encoding dihydrolipoyl dehydrogenase produces the protein MALEVIMPKAGIDMTEGEIVKWNKQVGEFVKQGEILLEIMTDKTNMELEAEEDGYVLAILRQAGETVAVTEVIGYLGEQGEAVPTAGSAPASEAPVAAEAAAPVAAKKEDGYDVVVIGGGPAGYVAAIKASQLGGKVALVEKSELGGTCLNRGCIPTKAYLHNAEIIEGISHAASRGIMIENPKFTVDMEKVLAMKGKVVKTLVGGVGALLKSHGIDVFKGVGKITKDKNVMVDGAKELVTDKIILAGGSKVSKINVPGMDSKLVMTSDDILEMKEVPKTMAVIGGGVVGVELGQAFATFGTKVTIVEMMDRIVPSMDAEVSNALRTALEKKGITIMTSTKLQEVVEADGKLVVKLEGKQDLVVDKALLSIGRVPDLEALGEVEFELERGRIKVDEFMETSVKGIYAPGDINGTKMLAHAAFRMGEVAAENALKGNHHVAKLDLTPAAIYTLPEVAACGLTEEEARKTHDVSVGKFSFTANGRAIASDENYGFVKVIADKKYGEILGVHIIGPAAAELINEASSIMEMEITVEEMLKTIHGHPTYSEVMYEAFADVSGLAVHALKKN, from the coding sequence ATGGCATTAGAAGTTATCATGCCCAAAGCTGGGATAGATATGACAGAAGGGGAAATTGTTAAATGGAATAAACAAGTTGGTGAATTTGTTAAACAAGGAGAAATCTTATTAGAAATAATGACAGATAAAACTAACATGGAACTTGAGGCTGAAGAAGATGGATATGTATTAGCTATATTAAGACAAGCAGGAGAAACTGTTGCAGTAACTGAAGTTATAGGTTACTTAGGAGAACAAGGTGAAGCAGTTCCTACAGCAGGAAGCGCACCAGCATCAGAAGCACCAGTTGCAGCTGAAGCTGCAGCTCCAGTAGCAGCTAAAAAAGAAGATGGATATGATGTAGTTGTAATAGGTGGAGGACCTGCAGGATATGTAGCAGCTATTAAAGCTAGTCAACTTGGAGGAAAAGTTGCATTAGTTGAAAAATCAGAGCTTGGTGGAACATGCTTAAACAGAGGATGTATACCAACAAAAGCATACTTACACAATGCAGAAATTATTGAAGGAATTTCACATGCAGCATCTCGTGGAATTATGATAGAAAATCCTAAATTTACCGTAGACATGGAAAAAGTATTAGCTATGAAAGGTAAAGTTGTTAAAACTTTAGTTGGAGGAGTAGGAGCATTACTTAAGAGCCATGGAATAGATGTATTTAAAGGTGTAGGTAAAATTACTAAAGATAAAAACGTTATGGTTGATGGAGCAAAAGAATTAGTTACAGATAAAATTATCTTAGCTGGTGGATCTAAAGTTTCTAAAATCAACGTTCCAGGAATGGATTCTAAATTAGTAATGACTAGTGATGATATATTAGAAATGAAAGAAGTACCAAAAACTATGGCAGTAATTGGTGGAGGAGTTGTAGGAGTAGAGCTTGGACAAGCATTTGCAACTTTCGGAACGAAAGTTACTATAGTAGAAATGATGGATAGAATAGTTCCAAGTATGGATGCTGAAGTATCTAATGCTTTAAGAACAGCTTTAGAGAAAAAAGGAATCACAATAATGACATCTACTAAATTACAAGAAGTTGTTGAAGCTGATGGTAAATTAGTAGTTAAATTAGAAGGAAAACAAGACTTAGTAGTAGATAAAGCATTATTATCAATAGGACGTGTACCTGATTTAGAAGCTTTAGGTGAAGTAGAATTCGAACTTGAAAGAGGAAGAATTAAAGTTGATGAATTTATGGAAACTTCAGTTAAAGGTATATATGCACCTGGAGATATCAATGGAACTAAGATGTTAGCTCACGCTGCATTTAGAATGGGAGAAGTTGCTGCTGAAAACGCATTAAAAGGTAACCACCACGTTGCTAAACTTGATTTAACACCTGCTGCTATTTATACTTTACCAGAAGTTGCAGCTTGTGGTTTAACAGAAGAAGAAGCTAGAAAAACTCATGATGTTTCAGTAGGTAAATTCAGCTTTACAGCTAATGGTAGAGCAATAGCTAGTGATGAAAACTATGGATTTGTTAAAGTTATTGCAGATAAGAAATATGGAGAAATTTTAGGAGTACATATAATTGGTCCTGCAGCTGCAGAATTAATTAATGAAGCATCTTCTATAATGGAAATGGAAATAACTGTAGAAGAAATGTTAAAAACTATACATGGGCATCCTACATATTCAGAAGTAATGTATGAAGCATTTGCTGATGTATCAGGACTTGCAGTACACGCATTAAAGAAAAATTAA
- a CDS encoding glutathione peroxidase, with translation MSIYDIVVKDNKDNYVSLNEYKGKVLLIVNTATRCGLSNQFNDLEETYSKYRDKGFEILAFPCNQFLNQEPLTDFEISDTCKLIFNTSFKIFKKIDVNGINEDSLFTFLKKEAKGLLGNDIKWNFTKFLISRNGKVIKRFPPITSPKKIQKYIDELI, from the coding sequence ATGAGTATTTATGATATAGTAGTAAAAGATAATAAAGATAATTATGTTAGTTTAAATGAATATAAAGGCAAGGTATTATTGATAGTAAATACTGCTACTAGGTGTGGACTTTCTAATCAATTTAATGATTTAGAAGAAACATATAGTAAGTATAGAGATAAAGGATTTGAAATTTTAGCATTTCCATGTAATCAATTTTTAAATCAAGAACCATTAACAGATTTTGAAATCAGTGATACTTGTAAATTAATTTTCAATACTAGTTTTAAAATATTCAAAAAAATTGATGTTAATGGAATAAATGAAGATTCTTTATTTACTTTTCTTAAAAAGGAAGCTAAGGGTCTATTGGGAAATGATATTAAATGGAATTTCACTAAATTTTTAATTTCAAGAAATGGTAAAGTGATAAAAAGATTCCCTCCTATTACTTCTCCAAAAAAAATCCAAAAATACATAGATGAGTTAATATAA
- a CDS encoding lipoate--protein ligase produces MKYIINESNDTAYNIALEEYAFKKLLSEDMIFLLWINKPSIIVGRHQNTIEEINKEFVRENNIEVVRRISGGGAVYHDYNNLNYTIISKEDENKAFDFNSFSIPVIKTLESLGVKAEFTGRNDLEIDGKKICGNAQAYINGRIMHHGCLLFDVDLSVLSKALKVSKDKIESKGVKSVRARVTNIVDELPNKIDVKEFRDLLLEYMKKEYPQMTEYVFSEEEIAEINKAKEEKFGNWDWNYGKSPEYNLTRSMKFEKGKIEVFVNVIDSKIDNIKIYGDFFGIEDVAAVEDLLRGAKYEQKEVLDRLNSINISRYFAGISSEEVMKAIVE; encoded by the coding sequence ATGAAATATATTATTAACGAAAGTAATGACACAGCATATAATATTGCTTTAGAAGAGTATGCATTTAAAAAATTATTAAGTGAGGATATGATATTCCTATTATGGATAAACAAACCTTCTATAATAGTTGGTAGACATCAAAATACTATAGAAGAAATAAATAAAGAATTCGTAAGGGAAAATAATATAGAAGTAGTAAGAAGAATTAGTGGTGGTGGAGCAGTTTACCATGATTATAATAACTTAAACTATACTATAATATCTAAGGAAGATGAAAATAAAGCATTTGATTTCAATAGTTTTTCTATACCTGTTATTAAAACATTAGAAAGTTTAGGTGTTAAAGCTGAATTTACTGGAAGAAATGACTTAGAAATAGATGGTAAAAAAATATGTGGAAATGCACAAGCATATATTAATGGAAGAATAATGCACCATGGTTGTCTTTTATTTGATGTTGATTTATCAGTTCTTTCAAAAGCTTTAAAAGTTTCTAAAGATAAGATAGAATCAAAGGGTGTTAAATCTGTTAGAGCTAGAGTTACTAATATAGTAGATGAATTACCTAATAAAATAGATGTAAAAGAATTTAGAGATCTTTTATTAGAATACATGAAAAAAGAATATCCACAAATGACAGAATATGTTTTCAGTGAAGAAGAAATTGCAGAGATAAATAAAGCAAAAGAAGAAAAATTTGGAAACTGGGATTGGAATTATGGTAAATCACCAGAATATAACTTAACAAGATCTATGAAATTTGAAAAAGGTAAAATTGAAGTATTTGTTAATGTTATAGACTCAAAAATTGATAATATAAAAATATATGGAGATTTCTTCGGTATAGAAGATGTTGCTGCAGTAGAAGATTTATTAAGAGGAGCTAAATACGAACAAAAAGAAGTGCTAGATAGATTAAACTCTATAAACATTTCTAGATACTTTGCAGGAATATCATCAGAAGAGGTTATGAAAGCAATAGTTGAATAA
- a CDS encoding cytochrome c biogenesis CcdA family protein produces the protein MLLIYIFGIMSFLTPCFMSIIPIYLTILTKKGNKLLNVALFFIGLSTTFVLMGLSFSFIGIYIKKDIFRIIAGIYILFMGLIQLEIFNNKFFDRIKMIKIKDDYTNSYYYSYILGFTFSMGWIPCITSTLSSILLSISVGNFSITKGIIAMLIYFFGLITPFIISTLIVKDMKRIYKYLDEIKTMNGFILIILGLLMIFNLIGVIGL, from the coding sequence ATGCTATTAATATATATATTTGGGATAATGTCATTTTTAACACCTTGTTTTATGTCTATTATTCCAATTTATTTAACAATATTAACTAAAAAAGGTAACAAATTATTAAATGTTGCACTATTTTTTATAGGATTATCAACCACTTTTGTATTAATGGGATTAAGTTTTTCATTTATAGGCATATATATTAAAAAGGATATTTTTAGAATTATTGCTGGTATATATATACTTTTTATGGGATTAATACAACTGGAAATCTTTAATAATAAGTTTTTTGATAGAATAAAAATGATAAAAATTAAAGATGATTATACAAATTCATATTATTATTCATATATTTTAGGTTTTACATTTTCTATGGGATGGATACCTTGTATTACATCTACATTAAGCTCTATATTATTAAGTATTAGTGTAGGAAATTTTAGTATTACTAAGGGTATTATAGCTATGTTAATATATTTTTTTGGATTAATAACACCATTTATTATTTCAACTTTAATAGTAAAAGATATGAAGAGAATATATAAGTATTTAGATGAAATAAAAACTATGAATGGTTTTATACTTATAATACTTGGTTTACTTATGATATTTAATTTGATTGGAGTCATAGGTTTATAG
- a CDS encoding GAF domain-containing protein → MNYNLLYKELEQLLEGEEYIISKMANMSSFIMEVMPNLNWVGFYIIHNDVLKVGPFQGKPACSNIPKGKGVCGYTWEKESTTVVPNVHDFPGHIACDAASNSEIVIPIFDQNNKMIAELDVDSPVLNRFSEEDREFLEKCAKLI, encoded by the coding sequence ATGAATTATAATTTATTATACAAAGAACTTGAACAATTATTAGAAGGAGAGGAATATATAATATCTAAAATGGCTAATATGTCATCATTTATTATGGAAGTTATGCCAAATTTAAATTGGGTAGGATTTTACATCATACATAATGATGTATTAAAAGTTGGGCCTTTTCAAGGGAAACCTGCATGTTCTAACATACCTAAGGGAAAAGGAGTATGTGGATATACCTGGGAAAAAGAAAGTACAACTGTTGTTCCTAATGTTCACGATTTCCCTGGTCACATTGCATGTGATGCAGCTTCTAATTCAGAAATAGTAATACCTATTTTTGATCAAAATAATAAGATGATAGCAGAGTTAGATGTAGATTCTCCGGTTTTAAATAGATTTAGTGAAGAAGATAGAGAATTTTTAGAAAAATGTGCTAAGTTAATATAA
- a CDS encoding response regulator transcription factor has translation MNILYYSWDLNSEKKYADMLKLLDATVNFTTDEEFVVKSLDEGAVDILIFDTTNILNYKKLFQYKVDRMDKIIFVAITSPTNSFILEEALAFGLNDYVYDGITKEAFLAKINAILYLLTRKTTFTSNAILKVKDLTLNPYTREARRGDVEVSLTNKEYKLLELLVKNKNKVVTREMIADKVWGKEIPDNKNIGDVYITFLRRKIEYGFPSKIIKTIRNVGYIIKE, from the coding sequence ATGAATATTTTATATTACAGCTGGGATCTTAATTCTGAAAAGAAATATGCTGATATGTTAAAATTATTAGATGCAACAGTTAACTTCACTACTGATGAAGAATTTGTAGTAAAAAGTTTAGATGAAGGTGCAGTAGATATTTTAATATTTGATACTACAAATATTTTAAACTACAAAAAACTGTTCCAATATAAAGTGGATAGAATGGACAAAATTATTTTTGTTGCAATTACTAGTCCTACAAATAGTTTCATTTTAGAGGAAGCTTTAGCTTTCGGGTTAAACGATTATGTTTATGATGGTATTACAAAAGAAGCTTTCTTAGCTAAAATCAATGCTATCTTATATCTTTTAACAAGAAAAACTACTTTTACTTCTAATGCAATATTAAAAGTAAAAGATTTAACTCTGAACCCTTACACAAGAGAAGCAAGAAGAGGGGATGTAGAGGTTTCATTAACTAATAAGGAATACAAATTACTTGAATTATTAGTTAAGAATAAAAATAAGGTAGTTACTAGAGAAATGATAGCTGATAAAGTTTGGGGTAAAGAAATACCTGATAATAAGAACATAGGAGATGTTTACATTACTTTCTTAAGAAGAAAAATCGAATATGGATTCCCAAGCAAAATCATTAAAACAATAAGAAATGTTGGATACATTATTAAAGAGTAA
- a CDS encoding GNAT family N-acetyltransferase: protein MDIRKIKKCDKNTFLELSDMFYSSEAVLHKVNKINFENTFDELINREIYTECFIIEEGERVIGYCLVSKTYSQEVGGMVLLVEELFILEEYRNLGIGKKVFNYLFERYRDFKRIRLEVEFNNERAKKLYNKLGFENLDYLQMVIDKEENNDR from the coding sequence ATGGATATTAGAAAAATTAAAAAATGTGACAAAAATACATTTTTAGAATTATCTGACATGTTTTATTCTAGTGAAGCAGTACTTCATAAAGTTAATAAAATAAATTTTGAAAATACTTTTGATGAATTAATAAATAGAGAGATATATACAGAATGCTTTATTATTGAGGAAGGTGAAAGAGTAATTGGATATTGTTTAGTTTCTAAAACATATTCTCAAGAAGTTGGTGGCATGGTACTACTAGTAGAAGAATTATTTATATTAGAAGAATATAGAAATTTAGGTATAGGCAAAAAAGTATTTAATTACTTATTTGAAAGATATAGAGATTTTAAAAGAATAAGATTAGAAGTTGAATTTAATAATGAAAGGGCCAAAAAACTTTATAATAAATTAGGTTTTGAAAATTTAGATTATTTACAAATGGTAATTGATAAGGAGGAAAATAATGATAGATAA
- a CDS encoding DUF819 domain-containing protein, whose protein sequence is MIDKDNVLMLWTIIVSIAAISIYLESKYDFVAKISGAIVALICAMLLSNLNIIPTDSVVYDNVWAYVVPMAIPLLLFKCNISKIWKESGRLLIIFLISSAGTVAGSIIGYVLLNKYIPSLNHIAGTMTGSYIGGGVNFVAVSSSFNIDSKLISSATVSDNLLMVLYFFVLIIIPSIGFFNKYFKRDYNNEFKVEESSLNSLKKPVNLVDIAFSFAFSLLIVTISFNLSSVILSQLGDSNLVKFIGNKYLILTTVSVLFASVFPNFFSNISGSQEIGTFFIYIFFVVIGVPASIMSIIQNSPLLLVYCLIMVLINMIVTFAGAKLLNFSLEEAILVSNANIGGPTTATAMAISKGWTKYVAPVMLVGTLGYIIGTYIGIFIGNILI, encoded by the coding sequence ATGATAGATAAAGATAATGTTTTAATGTTATGGACTATTATAGTTTCTATAGCAGCAATAAGTATATATTTAGAAAGTAAGTATGATTTTGTTGCAAAGATAAGTGGTGCTATTGTTGCTTTAATTTGTGCAATGCTACTTTCTAATTTAAATATTATACCCACAGATTCAGTTGTATATGATAATGTTTGGGCATATGTAGTTCCTATGGCTATACCTTTACTTTTATTTAAATGTAATATTTCAAAAATATGGAAGGAAAGTGGGAGATTATTAATAATATTTTTAATAAGTTCAGCAGGAACAGTAGCAGGTTCTATTATAGGGTATGTACTACTTAATAAATATATACCTAGTTTAAATCATATTGCAGGAACTATGACAGGATCATATATAGGTGGAGGAGTTAACTTTGTTGCGGTATCATCTAGTTTTAACATAGATTCTAAATTAATATCTTCCGCAACAGTAAGTGATAATTTACTTATGGTACTATATTTCTTTGTCTTAATTATTATACCTAGTATAGGCTTCTTTAATAAGTATTTTAAGAGGGACTATAATAATGAGTTTAAAGTAGAAGAAAGTAGTTTAAACTCTCTAAAAAAACCAGTTAATTTAGTTGATATTGCTTTTTCTTTTGCATTTTCATTATTAATAGTTACTATTTCATTTAATTTATCTAGTGTTATTTTATCTCAATTAGGAGATAGTAATTTAGTGAAATTTATAGGAAATAAATATTTAATATTAACTACAGTTTCAGTATTGTTTGCTAGTGTATTTCCTAATTTTTTCTCAAATATTTCAGGTTCACAAGAAATAGGGACTTTCTTTATTTACATATTTTTTGTAGTAATAGGAGTTCCAGCTTCTATTATGTCTATTATACAAAATTCCCCTTTATTATTAGTTTATTGTTTAATAATGGTATTAATAAATATGATAGTAACATTTGCAGGTGCTAAATTGCTTAATTTTTCTTTAGAAGAAGCAATTTTAGTTTCTAATGCAAATATTGGTGGTCCAACAACGGCAACAGCTATGGCTATTTCAAAAGGATGGACTAAATATGTAGCTCCTGTAATGTTAGTAGGGACTTTAGGATATATTATAGGTACATATATAGGGATATTTATAGGGAATATATTAATATAA